One genomic region from Balaenoptera acutorostrata chromosome 1, mBalAcu1.1, whole genome shotgun sequence encodes:
- the BOLA1 gene encoding bolA-like protein 1 → MLSGQLVGSLFSMAGRVCVSWGSARSGAIGPVEAAIRAKLEQALNPEVLELRNESGGHAVPPGSETHFRVAVVSSRFEGLSPLQRHRLVHAALSDELAGPVHALAIQARTPAQWRENPQLDTSPPCLGGSKKTRGTP, encoded by the coding sequence ATGTTGAGTGGGCAGCTGGTCGGAAgcctgttctccatggctggccgcGTCTGTGTGTCCTGGGGCAGCGCCAGATCAGGGGCCATCGGTCCCGTCGAGGCCGCCATTCGCGCAAAGTTGGAGCAGGCGCTGAACCCCGAGGTCCTGGAGCTGCGTAATGAGAGCGGCGGCCACGCGGTCCCACCAGGCAGTGAAACCCATTTCCGCGTGGCCGTGGTGAGCTCTCGCTTCGAGGGACTGAGCCCCCTGCAACGGCATCGGCTGGTCCACGCGGCGCTGTCAGACGAGCTGGCTGGGCCGGTCCACGCCCTGGCCATACAAGCGCGGACCCCCGCCCAGTGGAGGGAGAACCCTCAACTGGACACGAGCCCCCCCTGCCTGGGCGGGAGCAAGAAAACTCGAGGAACTCCCTGA